AAAGTCCTAGTAGGAATCAAATATTTGGCTTAGCTATTAATTTTTCGTCATTGTTATTTATCCTATTAGCTTGTATTTGTGCTTACCTTCAATGTATTTCGTGTGGAAACAGTTTATGGAACTACTTGGAGAATACCCTAAGCTGCTTATTTCGAAACCAAGTATTTCATACCTAGGAGAGAATTTGTATATGCAAGCACCTCCTGTACTGGAAGAGATGACTCGGTCAAACTTGACCCAACCTCTGTTCAACCTCATGGGTAAAGTCCCAAAGGGAGTTGTCAATGTCAGCGGCGTGACCAAGAAGGATGACAAGAAAACATCATGCACGCGGAAACTACGAGTTGTGTTCAAGGGAATTGATGGAGTCACAGATATGGATATGGCTATTGGGGCTTGATATTCTTCAACACCTGATCTTAATTGAAATTTTACCCTAGTTATTTTTTGGTGAAGTTCCAGAGCATTAACTGCTGTGACAACCTTGGGAGGTGACTTGGGATTTCTTTTGTGTGTGTTGTTATAGTGTTTACAAGTTATTGTAAGGACAACATGTTGGTGCCTTCAGAAAGTTGGGAGGAAAATATTTTTGATATATTGAGAGATATATGGGGATCATTGTCTTTGGTAGAACCATGCCAATGTAACTTACTGCAATCATGTGACAGGAAGTGTTCACGTGCGTGcattaggggtgaaacagggccaggtgggccgggtttcttaaaaccctaatccaaccctaGGTCTTCAAAATTCAACTTAGGCCCAACTCAACCCTGCTGGGTTCATGTTCAGGTCTAACCCTACTGGGTTCATATCAACtcaacccggccctaattgaccctagcAGGGTCGGATTGGGTCGGGTtaggttgaccttggcttctacaatggttggattggccttgattgatatgtttttgccatttatatctcatatattaaaaggttatggaaaaaagaaatacCAATTAgagccctaatttctattataaaaatgCAAGGTTAAATTTTGGGCCAGGTTGAGGCCTCTACTCTAACCCACCCTCAAGGTCAAAAAACTTGACCCAAGCCCTGTTTGGGCTCAGGATGGGTTCGGGTtgttagggccaaactttcacccctagccTGCATAGATTTAGTGTTTGCTCCATACttcattcaaaataatttgaagaaCTACATATGGGAGATATAAGATATTAACTAGGATTATAGCTCCGTTTGGGTAGAACAGTGAagtgaaataaatttttttatttgggaaagtTTGctgaaatgaaaaggaaaatattaaaaaaaatgtcagTCAGGACTTTGGTTTAAAGTCTAGAATCTGGAGAAGCTCTCAGTGAAGACTGGATTGGGCTATGAGAACTTTGTTGGAACTGGAAGTGCCATTGCCATGTTCTTGATATCTTCCTTAAAATGCTGGAATACTCAACACATTAGAATGTTTCTTGTTTTGTCACCCATGGCAAGATTCTTTCCAGTCCGCATTTGATGATTGGGCATCACTTGGGATGCATGCCCAAAATCTGCCAGCCGTCgaatgcatcctggagaggACCCTTGGTTACTAGATAGTACTAGAAAAACAAAACATGCAGAGTTTGGTCCGATGAAGTCACATACTCCATACTCCACAGAGAGTctgaggctatgtttggaagctgaggaaaaaaaataaaaaactttaagCAGAGAGATAGATgcgaaaataaaaaatttattgtgTTATTaagatttttgtcttattatatcttttgtattatttttgttatttcttggcttccaaacagAGCCTCAGAGTTCAACTCATTTTGGTGGTTAGTAGTAGTTATGAGTTGGTGGTTAATTCAGTAGTAGTTTCAGTTTTTTCAAATTAGACAGAAATAGTGTACTTGACTACTTTAGGCTTCAGCCATGAATGTAATACCAATACATGATTACCCAGAAATTAGAAAGATAAGTGTTGTTGGATTTTGAGAGAAAACATGCGACAGTTGTAGGAtcaagaagaattttttttccgaCAAAATCATTTGTAATAATATATTAGCACAATCATCGATATTATTAAGGTTAGGTGGCCTGTGCTAACATgggtttctaattttcaatgtTCATCAATTCCACTTTAGAATTTATATAGGCCCCACCAATGTAAATGTGATGTAACTAGAAAATCCTGCTGAAAGTCCATAAAATACATCATTTGGGGTCCACCAACCCAAAACTTTAAAGGCATTTGGTGGAGACAATTCAAGGCTCAAAATAATCAATGTAGGACTGTAACTCTATAATTCCTAATTTCTACTATCTCAATACTCTCTCATTACACATAGATATACAACTTAAGGAAGATAACAAATGGACTCGACTCTCTGATATCGTGTTAAACTAAGTGGGTAAACCCACAAAATACCAATCAGGAtataacccaaaaccttaaggcATTAAGTGAAGATAATCCAATGGGATATGAACACACATTCAAAGTTGCAAATAACGGATGTGAAACCATACCTctataactcccaacatctcaCCAGATCCATCAAGGATATGAACAACAACATAGTACTGTTTCTGAGGCTTTGACCACAACATCTGGTAGCAAGATCTCTTTGCCAGCCACTAGTGTTACTTCAGTTATCCCCTTTAGAATATCACTTGAAAGCaagatttatttgattattaatcttcCTCTCAGGTCTCATATTTGCAGGCCCTTAAGGTGCTTATGTCCTCCAGGTGCAGCCGTGGGGACCCTTTGCTCATCTGCAGATCTAACAtattctcctccccccccccctctctctctctctctctctctctaagtaaTATTCTACTCCAAGAAGTAAGGAAAACgtagaaagaaaaaactggtAGAATTTAGAGATAACCCATTTCTGGAAAATTAAGAGTTGGAAAACTATATAATAATGAGAAGTAGAGACTATTCAGTAGCTAGTGGCCCTTAAAATGGATGCATCATAATGTGAAGCAAATGGGTTTTGGGCCATTTGGGTCCCCTAGCCAGCAAGCAAACCGTGTGGACCTCATGACACCCATAATTCACTATCGCTTTCTTTTCAAAGAATCTAAAAGCAGGGGAAGAGGGAGACCAAGTTCAAGTCGGTGAAGTGTAAAGAACATAGCAAGAACCGTGACCAAAGATGTTAATATGTGGATCCCCTACACACCTACCTGATTCTGACCCAGATCAGATCTTATCTAGTCCACTATTACAGTCAAATCTTGATCGATAAAGATCGAACAATGCAAATCTCACTGGTACACAAAGCTTGGAATACTACAGATACATATGAACCAAGTGATTTGAAGTATTGGGTACTGATAGAATCataggataaaagaaaaaaagtttgagTAGACGTGGAGGGAACCAAACCATGTTCATTCTCTGTATTGTGGATAAATAcagaattaaaaagaaaaaaacagaggagaaGAGATCCCTTCTAAGTCTTTTCCTTGCACTGTCACTCATCCACAGCCATATGTGTTAGAGATATGAAGCCTATCTTGGATTAGATATGCTGGCTTAGTTTGTTGCCGGCAGCCTCTCATCCCTTCTCAACAGGATAAtatcataaattcataatacaCTTCATGATTTTTGTAGGGTGGGACTTAAAAACAGATTGGCCAACTGCCACTATGAGCCCACCAACCCACAAGTCCCAACCCATTTGCTTTAACTCCCCCATCTCTCTTAGCTTCCCTTATTAACAGGCCTGGAGCTAGAGAAGTGAGAGAAACAAGAGAGTGAACTCCAAGCTCCaagtttctctcttttctccctctcctctgtttttttaATACTTTACAACTAGCTCTTCAACCACTCAAGCTGAGGGAGACATGGAAGTGGCCATGGAATTGGAGGATGATGTGTTCTTTGCCGACTTGAGCAAGCAAATATCACTCCTTATCATGGACGATGACGAAGAGGATCCACCTGCAACTTGTCCACCTGTTTCTTTCCAGGTTCACTCTCCATTCCATTTCTCTTGCATCATCAGTAGGTAATTTGCATTAGTTGATTTGGGATGATGAGTCCCGTCCcagatttcatttttattattagttcTTGTTAATTTGTTTGTGGGATTTAgtttcctgctgatggcaatgccaaaggtgggatcTTTGGGATacttttagcaaaaataaaaaaggatactAGTTACAGTACTTTACACTTCCTGAGGTGATTCAGGTGCTAACATGATAGGACCCATTACTTAAATTTGTAATGTGGCTCTTCACAGATACTTATTTGTTTATTCTAGGTTATAAGAAACTGTATATGTTACTAATTACTATCTTGATGTCTACAGGCTTTCTCTCAAACCTACTATCCCAGTGTGTTCTCTCCTTTGTTGTATGAACCAAGTTGTGGAAGGGAAAGCAAGGGAACTGGAGTTTTCATTCCCAAGTCATCTTTGCCCAGAAGGAAGAACAGACAGGGAAGATATACTTCATTTAACTCCAAATCCTGCAAACAGTACTCTTATAAATCAAAAGGAGCTCCTCATGTAGCCTCTAGGAATGACCCATCTAGTAATTCTTTTAACTCCAAGAAGAACTGAAGAGAAGAGACTCCAAGGAGCTGTATACTTAAATAAATTCCACTAATTGCAGTTTATGTTCTAATAGGCTAAGATCTTGCTCTCCATGGTGTTTCTGTACATTAAAATAGATTAGTTCTCTATGGATTTGGGTAGGGAGTAcgttttttatattatttttctttttttatttggggaGGTCACCTAAGGTTTTCCACCTCTTCTCTTATGAAATATGTATGGTTGTTCTTTAGACTGATAAAAGATTCGCTTCTCTtcatcattatttatttattttggtgttTTCCTTCTGAAATTGATCATATTTCGAACCAGTTGCAGCTAATGAATTTAATAAGGTGGAATACTTAAAGATTTGGAATTTCTTTGGATGCCTATTCTTTTCTGTGCTGTGAAGACATTATGAGTCTCTTTAGTAATTTAAATTTACTTAAAGTTGGTAACTCTAATAGTATGCAtatgttttcttgttctataaaaaaatttcaagctcTAATGAGCCATGATTTCTCATCATTTAATAGGCACCATTCATGGAGAAAAGTTTTTgagtggataaaaaaaaaatgatttacaGTAAGAGATTTAAATCATTTTGGGCCTAAGCCTGTTTATATACAGTAGTAAAACTATTATGTCAAAGAGCAAAATGATTCATGCCATTTCCCTCTAGAACAGTTTACAGTTTAGAACAAGAAAATTTATTTCAAGAAACAGCTTTAATCTTACAGCACATTGGATTCAGTTTGGCTTGTTAATTCCATCATAATTCACAAGGGAGATGTCAAAAGAtgcaaacttttttttctttttgacctTTTGGTTGGAAATAGAAATAGGCAaaaatagaatatatatatatatatatatatcttaacaACTTGCAGGGGATGGACAAACCTaacaggaaaagaaagagaatgaaaatttaagaaaagtTGCCCTTGATCATTAAGGGTCATCAGTAAGAGAGTCAATTATTNNNNNNNNNNNNNNNNNNNNNNNNNNNNNNNNNNNNNNNNNNNNNNNNNNNNNNNNNNNNNNNNNNNNNNNNNNNNNNNNNNNNNNNNNNNNNNNNNNNNaaaaaaaaaaaaagaatcaatgacacaactaaaattatgaagtgtaacataataataaatttgCAAGACACCtaaccataagaatcaatgacccaGATTTCATTATACTAAATAGAAGGATAGGATGAcagccctaaattatattatattactcAGCGTAAAATTAGGGTTGGGTCTAGTatttttagtgtttttcaaTCATAACCTGCCCTCATGATCAGAAATCTTAACCCAAGCCCCTGTGTTCGAATTCAGAGTGGGCCAGGGTGGGTTCGAGCCATCAGGGCCTAACTTACACCCCTACTTATAATAGCTAGATTTGAGGATCAAATCCCATTTTCATCTTGGGAAAGATGCAGGGGTGaaggattaaaataaaatgtCTTCCTTACTCTTAAGTACTTAAAAGGTAAAATTTTAGTATATATACCATAAAGTTGAGACGGACCATTAGTTTtttaatatatacataaaaaaatatcaaatcaaATGGAACATTAACTTTACATTTTACATACCTAAGGAACACCTTGTgggtagcgtagttggtgagcaacgaacttagtATGAGCCGTAAACTTGGAcgtctgatgagcacatttatgtgtgacatctagtgtagtaaaacaatcattttacatatttagaatggagctaccttgggttctactctctttttgcaggttttatattttcaaggccttaaggactatcgggtgctatatctctaattttacacgtaaagaggtcctatttcttttcatggttgcgaagaggatgaaattctgagcaagatggaagtgttcaattgcaagtacacattcatttggtcaaccgtacaagcgattattcttttcgggtcagaaaaagaataatggatcaaaactgaaccaagatgcagaaccagcccatctgcagttgtcccaagggtataaggaatatttcaaataccaacaaggatctctggaccacatccttaagtgatcgaagattcgttttttgtaacaactacctagtgtaattggtgagttgtggtgtgcaaaatcccttgcttattaggaggtctcaagttcgaacgtcttagctgccattttgttgaggttttttttaaaagattttctctctcctactcatcacttaaaggaggtcggccaagatagttgtacgcaagtttgaagaagagagagagaaaaaataggaaagaaaaaaaaaagacaagggcaaaaaaaaaaaatagaaaagaaaagataagggcatagatggaatttttcattaaaatataatattgtccaaatccaagcaagaagaATTGGccaaaggggggtttcttgttcaagaagaaagagaaaaatagaaaaagggagaaaaaaataggaagaaaaagtgGAAGAtttctctccacacgttttctctcttctctctcctccacttcatcaacaagataaaaaaaaaaaaaatttagaagctaaaatcgttagcttccctccccccattctctatataatagaattaacacaaggggaggaggcacttcattcttcttctagggggttttttttttagttgctctattctctttctctagctctagttctaggtttatgctataaacacttttgtaagttcttttcattcaattaatgcaagcacttttttttttttattcaaccttttattgttattgtttaaacaattgaagttgtaattttcaagtcatagttctaggcttagttttaggtgacaagaacaagctataaagcatgtcttttaagttcaatttttttttcttcaaatttgttttctctagtactagaaatttcagatttggtttattctagatctggttttaatactggtagtatctcaaatcgatcaagttttcagttcaagggttaatgttcaagtaagtaggctccttcagtagtcttctctcccccctctcattccctcttctgactaccctttcttttttaatttaggattttaatttcaatcattacattattgctatccctttcccccaagattcatggttagtgtatgtgttggctttacccctcctagccatagaaccatcattttattgtttttattttaattgtcttccttTCCCAAAAGCCAattagagtaacccttgtaagagtggcTCTCtaatcaagtagggaagcttatattatgatacatccctcgggctaagtagagaaacctacttgtgagtctctctctagctttatcccctttcttttactttatttttatatcagcatttttttcctttatttattttttttaattgcgtgggttgtttattttcagttatttatttatttaattttaattgcatggcttacgtctttaaattcttagatgacgaatggttagggcgttattttagatacatatgtttaggacagtgattagaattagatcacagccatcggttcactttcgcattattaaaaaaaacaaaaaaaaataaagtggctgctctctctaTGTTcaacctgtagctacactgatccatacgcttgcagttacattttaaaatctcaaacaatgttCTAAGTTctactcccactaggcacaccttgggccactcacactggggtgtttagtgcttttcactgctttcagtgaaagttgaatggttctcattcaaccccggtatgacccgatccatactggtgtggggtcagtatgggcccgaggaactagtcaggccgaaggcctggatgcccatcgttagcaaaaaaaaggacACCTTATTCTAACAAATATCAATATAATCAGTCCACCAGTGATTATGTAGTGAAAATACGTGTTGTATGAATGCATATTCTTAAACGGCCTGATCGAGTCTTAAAAATCTGCCATATGAAAGTTCAAGTCGGGCTTAAATTCTTTGGAGGGATAGGCCTCAAAGGTACTAAAGTTTCAGTCACTTCGTCAAATGGCAAAATGGAGCTTTGATTAATTCAAAACTATGGAAAAATGCACAAAAATATTACGATAGTCACTTGGAAAGGCTCCATATAGTTCTATTTTGAGGTGTGACATTGTGGTTGTTCACTCGACTGACAGAGAAAAAAACAAGTTTCAAAGGCATCCatatcaatttaggttttcctgCACCATATTTAGATTAGTTGTCCCTTCTTCAGACtgaaattcccaaaaaattctTGATTCCTCAATGGACATACATGAAGACAATACATGGGAGAATtacttagggggtgtttggttcggtaaatctttgggatgacattctttagaatgataattcttaatttttggagttgtttggttccactaggatgatcctcataagtgagcatcctactattcatgaatgaccatattacaaaggatgtgttctaAATATGAGttcacctcaacacttaaactcatatttgagcaacctttttaccacctagtagaaaaggagaaagcggaaaaacgttctctacggaagccaatatctcaacccgcgagaaacatgcactagccgtaaggcaaccaaacgatttttcagaaagaaacataattcagaagaatgtctattaAAAGATtaacattcatatccgatacatacaccatttgatttatcgaaccaaacacccccttaggctccgaaatttgacatgtgatcaaTCCATTCCATTCTCTAGATGTCCAATGATAAGAATTGTCACAGCACTCTTCTTCAAGGCAAAAATTGAAGGATCCATTTAGAAATTAATCATTTTCAAACGAGGTTTTGATATTgaatattagttttttttttttttaatcaaattgtATCCAAAATNNNNNNNNNNNNNNNNNNNNNNNNNNNNNNNNNNNNNNNNNNNNNNNNNNNNNNNNNNNNNNNNNNNNNNNNNNNNNagagagagagagagagagagagagagagagagagagatttaaggagtaacagcaagaattacttcccccttctcctccacgtttataatttttttttcattttccattttgaggggttttttggtcatttgaaatttttttttggtgttttttggtcatccaaaatttgtttgatagatgtcaatggtttttttgtctttttgaaaaagtataccaaagacaaagACTATCCCTCCcttgttattttattattaaataattatagagattaatatatatatatatatatagatagagagagagagagagagagagagagagagatttaaggagaaGTAACAGCAAGaattacttccccctttctcctatacatttttaattattatttttttcatcttccattagTAAGCTtacatgtgcaaatgcacatgtggttaaacattcagatacaaaattcaattttttagagtacttacaatcaaatatttgttttattgcTTGAGAATGTATATTTCTCCTGAAGCATGTAGTAATCTAACAACTTACCATTACTTGAAGCTCTTAAAAAATAGCACTATAGAATACTAAAGAGATGATACTATGTTCGATATCCATGCATTGGGATAATACGAAGCTTGAAACGAGAGAGACCTCATGCCTAGTGTACCCTAGATTCTTGaagttttattctttttttttttttctgaaacttAACATGTGGTAATTATTGGCATTTAAAATGGGTGTATAATCAAGGTTTCTACCATGGTCTTGTAAGAGACTCCTCCAAATATAAAacatatttttgaatttttctacTGAAAATGTTATCCATTTGAATCTGTTATATTTTAAACAATTTTGATGTACGAGGTCCTGATGGCACATTGTATCaagaatttctctttattttggcaAGGTCGATAagtttttcccttcctttttctcctcaaTCACAATCCAATTGTATGTTAAAATACCACAATAACCttcaccaaaacaaaaatacCATAATAACAAAACCCAAGGATGCGGGAATCAATTGTTTCATGGTGATTTATTTCCAATGGACTGAATTATCTAGGTATGGACAACCAGATCTCCAAAAGAGGTGATACTGAGAATTTACTCATGCTAGATGGTGAAAAAGAACTGATGTTGTATGTATTATTACGTCATTATtgctcataaaaaaaaatgcaatgaaacttgaattttgattttgagtcCCAAATTAAAtgtgaaaggaagagaaattagGATGCGGAACAATTCTTTGTCTCATTTTCTCATCCCTTGAAAATGTAGATATTACGTAAAAGTTATTTCCGTATGtctggtatagagatcatgatGATCAGATCCCATATTCCATAGAGTCGATCTGGGACCATGCATATGATGATCTCTGGTGGTCCCGACAATTTGGAGTTCTGGAGATTTCAATTCGAACAACATATTAAGCATGTAACCCAATCCATCTAGCTCTCAGGAATAATCAGGATCATCCATCTGACTCCCACTTGACAGGTATTCTATGTAAAATCCATCTGTTACTATATATACATGCAACTGAACTGCAGATATATATGTCATCTTATCATTATGTTGGATCTCacataatttatatatatatatatatatatatataagatttcAAGGGGTTTAATTACCTCAGTATCGATGATGGGTTTCTCTAGTTTCACAATTTTTGGTGTCCCTGAAAGAATGGCATTGGCAAAATATCTAAGTGTCAATTGATTAATTAACTAAACAACAAATTAAAATAGCAAGAATtacttcccctttctcctcGACATTTAGATAGAGTGAGAgataattgttattatttttttttcttttgtggtttttggtcatttggaaaagagagagataattattattattattttttttttttttttttttgtcttccaTTTTGggggggttttttggtcatttgaaatttttttaattatagagatttaaatatggagggagagagagagagagagagagagaattaaggaGAAGTGATTAGACCGTATTTTATACATCCACGATGATTTTAATTGACcattttgattctaaatcaaTGATAAAAGTGACAacataatgtgattttctcatATTTGCAGGTTATAGGATCATGCACATAAAAGATGCTAAATGAATCTAGATACCGGATTATCTAGGGATCGATTCGCATGTGATTAAGGACAAGATGAGAAGAAGTTTCACTGAAGCAATTAACAGTAAATGaagaatttcacctcaatttatAAGTTTGACCAAGAGATTGAGCAACAAAGAAGAATCTAACACGGGAGGACTTGTGCAAGTGTAGGGGCATGATGGTTATTTTATAAGATGAGGAGTTCCCCAGAACATATTGGATATTAGGCTCGTTGTGTTCATGATTTAAATTAATGCATCTTTAGTTTTTAGTTCAAGTCAATCCGGGGTCATGATGGAGAGATTTAGCCCCAAAACCATTTTGGGCTAAATTGAAATTTCagttgaattttaaaatttccaaaaattaaTTATGTAATCTGTTTCCTCTTTCCTATAGGTAactctctctttcccatttctatttccatttggtttcctccattctttcctttttttcttttcttacaagTATTCTCTTTCCTACTTGGTTTTTAATTCTCCTTTTCCTTAACTTGTACGTACCTTTCTCATTCCTAAACTACTTCTAACATACTCTCCTtagcttatatatatatatatatatatatatatatatatatatagggaccTAATTCATAActtgaaaaaaacacaaaattttTAGATAGCTTTTTCTTAttagctttttcttttctcttaagtTGTAAGCAAcgattgaagttgaagttgaagttcaAATTAAAGCTGAAGTTTGAAATTCTTAAGCTTGGATTTTGCAGTGCATATTCAGTTAAgtacttctttttattttctttttaatttcatatttaatttcAAATAATGTCTTGTCCATTTTCTAgttgttcttcatctttcttcatCCTCATGGTTAACTAAATTCTGAAACTTAGATAATGGAGGAAACCATGAGATGAAGAGCAACTTGTAAGAAATTGAtgtcctttttttcttaaatccaTGTAATCAAAACTTTATTGCAAAGTCAAAATTATGTATGCCATTGATCACTTTTCGTTTATATAATTGTCAACTTTCAATATGGTCTTGCTTATAATCTaatgttatgtatgtgttgaatAACTCATGGGACATGTTAGATTTAAAAATTCATATTTCCTATTGACCTATTCAAGCATAGGGCTAAATTGTTTGTAAATTGTTCTTAAAACTCATGGTGGATTATAATTCCCAAGTGCTTCCCCACATCATAATTTCACACTCTCTAGTACTTACATAATTTCAGGTTCATTAATTCATTCTAATTTTAATCTTAGATTCACTTTATTATTGcatatttaatttaattctaTGATTAATTTTTGCCTTTCACCATTGTTAGTCTAGTTTCTGTTAATTTATGACAGCCCCATTAGTTGGTACATTTTGCCTAGGTTGGAACTAAATTTTTCACAGAGCTTACCCTCCCTGTgatcgacccgtagctacacacAACCCGTGCGCTTGCAGTATTACTTTATTTTTCAATCAAGgagtaatagcaagaattacttcccctttctcctccatgtttaggctgtgtttggtagccaaaagaataaaagaaaaaaaatatattttttgtatttttttttcttggtttaaaaaattctctttgcacttggtatatcttcacccaagagaagatttaacttttgaaattcaaaattcctcttgggaattgtgaagttttcttttgttcaaaaaaaaaaatcttacaaaaaacacaagaaagcttgagaaaatatgaaaacataataagacaaaaaatgaatgattacacaatgatttcctatgtgtctatctctaacctaaaattcaaaattttttgaattttttttcttttcttttcttttcttttcttctcttgattattaaacatacatactctttttattttctcatcattt
This Macadamia integrifolia cultivar HAES 741 chromosome 10, SCU_Mint_v3, whole genome shotgun sequence DNA region includes the following protein-coding sequences:
- the LOC122091242 gene encoding uncharacterized protein LOC122091242 is translated as MEVAMELEDDVFFADLSKQISLLIMDDDEEDPPATCPPVSFQAFSQTYYPSVFSPLLYEPSCGRESKGTGVFIPKSSLPRRKNRQGRYTSFNSKSCKQYSYKSKGAPHVASRNDPSSNSFNSKKN